From Nitrospira sp.:
TGGACGGGCTACGCGCGCATATTTTTAACGGAACGGTGTACCCTGATTTCTTCCGGCTGCCCGATCCCGCCAGGCCGGTGTTCGTCCCTTACGAGTTGCGAGCGGGACGAGAGGATCTGCTGTGCGGGATGGGCGTGACGCCGATTCGCGTCAACCATGTCGTGCCGACCGTGGGATTTCTCCTTCGCGAAGGGGCGCACAGGGTGCTCTATAGCGGTGATACGTATCAAACGGACGCGCTCTGGCAGGTGGCGAAGGAAGTCACCGGGTTGCGGGCGGCGTTTATCGAGAGTTCGTTTCCCAATGAGATGGATGAGTTGGCGCGTGTGGCGAAACACCTGACTCCGGCGCTGCTGGCACAGGAATTTGCCAAGATGGCGAGGCCGGAGTTGCCGGTATACGCCTACCATCTCAAACCGCGGTTTCGCGACCAGATCCGGCAGGAGCTCGGGCAACTGGGTATTCTTCATTTGACCGCGCTTGAAGAGGGGCAAACCCTTGTACTATAGGTGACCACAGATGGCATGGTTTAAAAAAGGCAAAACCGAGGAGGCCGAGCCCCCTAAACGCTCCAAAGTGGCGGAGGGGATGTGGCTCAAGTGTAATCACTGCCGGGAGATCGTGTATCGCAAGGAAGTAGACCGCAACAACAAGGTCTGTCCGAAGTGCGACTATCATTTTCCCATTTCGGTGATCGAACGCATCAATCTCCTGGTCGATCTCGGGACCTTCAAGGAGTGGGATGCCGAGCTGGAACCGCAAGACCCGCTCCAGTTTCAGGATACCCGCACGTACAAAGACCGGATCAAGGCGCAGCAGGAAAAGACCGGCCGTAAAGACGCCATGGTCATCGGCCAGGGGGCGATCAATGGGCGCAAGGTGGCGCTGTGCGTCTTCGATTTCGGGTTCATGGGCGGCAGTATGGGGTCGGTCGTCGGTGAAAAGATCTGCCGCGCCGTCGATCGGGCCTTGGAAGGGCGCATGCCGTTGATCCTCGTGACGGCCTCGGGCGGCGCCCGCATGCAGGAGGGCATCCTGTCGCTCATGCAGATGGCGAAGACGTCCGCAGCGGTGGCGAAGTTGGGAGAGGCGAAGGTGCCGTTCATCTCCATCTTGGCGGACCCGACGTTCGGCGGAGTGACCGCGAGCATTGCGATGCTGGGAGACGTCATTATTGCCGAGCCGAAGGCGCTGATCGGGTTTGCCGGTCCGCGCGTCATCGAGCAGACCATCAAACAGCAATTGCCGGATCAGTTTCAGCGGGCCGAGTTCTTGCTGGATCACGGCATGATCGACATGATCGTCGAACGGAAACAGTTGAAGGAAGCGGTGAGCACGCTGGTCGGCCACTTCTAGCAGGATGCGGAAAACGTCCGCCAGTGGCGTTCTCGCGTCGCTCAGAGGCTCACCGTACGACACGGGACACGAGCCTGTCTTGGCAGGCTCGTGGGTGGGCGGGTACGAATGAACGATTCGCCTCTAGGACACTGGGCGCTCACCGACTCGCGCCCGTTCGCAGACGTGACGCTCATTACTCTTCGCGTCGCGGACCTCGCTGCGGCCTTGCTGGACGACCTTTTTGCGCATCCTGCTGGTAATTCCAATTCCAGCATGCTACGTGACTTGATCGCGCTGTCTGTTGCAAAAGTGGATTTTCCCGCAGTCTTCTAGCGCAGGCGAGTTCGCACGAATGACCACGATGACCTATTCCGCCACCGTCCAATTTCTCTACGGCCTCCAGCAGCACGGCATCAAGTTGGGACTGGAGACGATTCGTGCCCTGCTTACCAGAGTGGGGGAGCCGCATCGTTGTTATCCGGTGCTCCACATCGGCGGGACGAACGGGAAAGGTTCTACCGCGGCGATGACTGCGGCCATCTTGCAGGCTGCCGGATATCGGGTCGGGCTCTACACGTCGCCGCATCTGATCGACTTCCGTGAACGTATCCGTGTCAACGGTGTGATGATTCCGGAGGAGACGGTCGGCAGACTGGTCGAGACCTTACGGGGTGCCGCTGCGCCTGATCTTGCCCCCACGTTTTTTGAGTTCACGACGGCGCTGGCGTTCCAGTATTTTGCGGACTGCCGGGCGGATGTGGCGGTGCTCGAAGTGGGGTTGGGCGGACGTTTCGACGCCACCAATGTGGTAGAGCCGCTGGCCTGCGCCATTACGACGATCGGCTTGGACCATGAGGCCTACCTCGGGTCCACGTTGGAGGCGATCGCGTTCGAGAAGGCAGGCATTGTGAAACCAGCCGTGCCGGTCGTGCTCGGTCGCATCGAATCTTCGACTCGCCTGGGCATTGAACAGCGCGCGTCGGAGGTGAAGGCTCCCGTCTATTGTTTGGAGCGCGAGTTTCAGTGTGACGGCCCTTCAACGGCTGATTGCCGGTATGTCGGCAGGTCTTCGCACTACGATCATCTCTCCTGCCCGCTCCAGGGACGGTTTCAACTGGACAATATCGCCTGCGCCCTGGCCTTGATCGAACTCGCCCGCGAGCGCGGGCTTACCGTGTCTGAGACGGCGGTGCGCAGTGGATTACAGCATGTTGCCTGGGAAGGCCGGTTGGAAACGGTCGCCGAGTTGCCGACAGTCATGGTGGACGGGGCGCACAATCCCGCTGCTGCCGCTGTGCTGGCCGGGTACCTCGCCGATTGGCGGCGTGGCCGGCCCGGAGCGCGGATCAGGCTGATCGTCGGAATGATGCGCGACAAACATCCACGCGAATTTCTTGCGCCGTTGTTGTCCCAGGTAGATACGTTGATCCTGACACAGGCGGATCTGCCGCGTGCATCCACTGGCTCCGAATTGCGCACGCTGCTGCAAGACTGTGCGCCGTCCGCCCAGGTGGCGGCCACGCCAGCCGATGCGCTGACTGCCGCGAAGCAATCCGCCGCTCCGTCCGATCTGATTTGTGTCACGGGCTCCTTGATGCTGGTCGGCGAGATCAAGGCCCTCCTCCGAGGGTGTTCCCTCTCACCTGTTCGTGGTTGAGATGGGGCCAGACCGCTACTCGGCTTCCATACGGCAACGGACGGCTGGTTGTCCGTTCCCGGTTGTCTTCCTGACTCTCCTGCTCAGTGTGTTCCTGCTGGTCGAATCCGTCTCGGCGCAATCAACGGTGACCACCGCCTCACCGAGCAACCAGCCTCTCACCGTGACGGCTGAACGCATCGACCACCTACAGGAGCAGGAGGTGTACGAGGCGGACGGGTCGGTGGTGGTGACGCAAGGCTCGTTTCGTCTCACGGCCGATCATGTCACGATCAATTCGCTGCCGGGTACCTTAGTGGCGACCGGGCATGTGCATTTCTTCGACCCGAGTTCCGATCTGAAGTCGGAGCGGCTGGAGTTGAACGTGAATACCGAAGCCGGAGTCATCACCCATGGGTCGATGTATGTCCGGCCGAGCAACTCGTTTTTTACCGGTCGCAGCATCCGCAGGTTGTCCGAGGATCACTATCGCATCAAAGAGGGGACGTTCACGAATTGTGACGCCAAAGACGGCGAAGTGCCGGCGTGGCGATTCAAGTTCGACGATCTCGATGTGAACACGGGCGAAAGTATCGGGATGAAGCGGGCGTGGCTCTGCATGCGGGATACGCCCATTATCCCGGTGCCGACCCTCACCTATCCGCTCAGTAATCGTCACAGCGGGTTCCTCATTCCCACGCCCGGCTACGACAACCGCTTCGGGCTGCACTACCAGCAGGGCTATTTCTGGGCCATTAACCCCAGCCAGGACCTGACGATCGCACCTTCGTATTATTCGGATCTCGGGTACGGAAGCGATTTTACCTATCGCTATTATTTGGACCGGCGGTCGAGCGGGCAGTGGTTTGCCAGCTTTCTGCAGCAGACGAAGCTGCCGAATGTGTCGGGCGTCGATCAGACCGCCTCGGATGAGCGGCGCTTGCGAGGCTTGATCAGCGGCCAGCATGTCCAACAGGTCACGGACACACTGCTGGTACGAGGCCAGGCGTCGTTTGTGTCGGATCGGCAGTATCTCCAACAGTTGAGCAATTCAGGAGCCCAGCGGGCCTCTCCCAGCGGCGAATCCACATTGCTGGCGACGCAACGCCTGCCCTACGGCAGCGCTTATTTTCTGGGCCAGTACCTCCAGCCGTTGAACTCCGGCGGTCCCGACACGTTCCAACGCCTGCCGGAGGTCGGCTATGTGTTGCCGAATACGTCGGCGTTCGGGCTGCCGCTGCTCATGAACCTCGACAGTAACTTTGTGAATTTTTATCGCGAGCAGGGATTCGCGGTGAATCGCATGGATTTTATGCCCGGCGTCACCACTGATGTGATCGATGTCGGGCATGTGATCGGGTTGACGCCGCATTTTAAATTCAAGGAAGTTTATTATACGCGCGGCATTCAGGAGGCCAGTCCTCTCCACCGCGAGACGTTTTGGGCGGCCATGGATGCCTCCTCCCGGCTGAGCCGCCGGTATACCGGGGGGGATGGCGGGAGTTTCCTGCACACGATCGAACCCAGTGTGATGTATGAATACGTGCCGGGGAGCAACCAGTCTCAGATCGCCCAGATCGATCAAGTCGACGACATCCCGAAGAAGAACCTCCTGACCTATTCACTCCGGACCAAGTTGCTCGAACAGCAGGTGAACGGCCAATCGTTCAATTGGCTCGACCTGACCCTGGCGCAGAGTTATCACGTGGGCGGGGTGCAGACCCGCGCGCGGGAGTTTGCTCCCGGGGTGTTACCGTTTCTGGGATCTCTCACGCAGCCCTTGCAGCCGGCGACGGTGGAGGTGCAGGGGCGAAAACTGTCCGACTTGTGGCTACGGGCTGTGATCGGGAATACCGCCCCGGAATTCTTTCGTCCACCCGGTGTCAACGAAGCGCTCGGAAAGAATGTGACCGGCGGACAGATGTTGCCGCCGACGAATTCCTATCTGACGGTCGATGCCTTTCTCGATCCCTACCGGGGGACGTTCAGCCAGTGGAATACCGATCTTCGCGTGCAGCAATCCAACTACTGGTACGTGGAGGTCGGGCAACGGTTCAGTCGTGACGGCAACCGGGTCCGGCGCGGCGATATTTGGAACCCGGTCTCGTTCAATGAGGTCTATGCTCCCACCGAGGAGATCCAGTTCGTCACCGCCGGCGGTGGATTCCGAACACCCTGGGGCTGGACCGTCGGCGCCAAGGGCTATTACGATGTCAAAGGCGGACGCAGTCCGGAATACGATGTGGTCGCCTTGTATCAGAATCCGTG
This genomic window contains:
- a CDS encoding 3',5'-cyclic-nucleotide phosphodiesterase, which translates into the protein MNVRVLGCHGSGQLVPGANGPIQCGTCGFLVNDQLLVDAGTIGSRLFLNEQRRIRVVLLTHLHFDHIRELPTLADNLVGEIDEPVVIAAIPEVLDGLRAHIFNGTVYPDFFRLPDPARPVFVPYELRAGREDLLCGMGVTPIRVNHVVPTVGFLLREGAHRVLYSGDTYQTDALWQVAKEVTGLRAAFIESSFPNEMDELARVAKHLTPALLAQEFAKMARPELPVYAYHLKPRFRDQIRQELGQLGILHLTALEEGQTLVL
- a CDS encoding acetyl-CoA carboxylase carboxyltransferase subunit beta, whose product is MAWFKKGKTEEAEPPKRSKVAEGMWLKCNHCREIVYRKEVDRNNKVCPKCDYHFPISVIERINLLVDLGTFKEWDAELEPQDPLQFQDTRTYKDRIKAQQEKTGRKDAMVIGQGAINGRKVALCVFDFGFMGGSMGSVVGEKICRAVDRALEGRMPLILVTASGGARMQEGILSLMQMAKTSAAVAKLGEAKVPFISILADPTFGGVTASIAMLGDVIIAEPKALIGFAGPRVIEQTIKQQLPDQFQRAEFLLDHGMIDMIVERKQLKEAVSTLVGHF
- a CDS encoding bifunctional folylpolyglutamate synthase/dihydrofolate synthase; translated protein: MTTMTYSATVQFLYGLQQHGIKLGLETIRALLTRVGEPHRCYPVLHIGGTNGKGSTAAMTAAILQAAGYRVGLYTSPHLIDFRERIRVNGVMIPEETVGRLVETLRGAAAPDLAPTFFEFTTALAFQYFADCRADVAVLEVGLGGRFDATNVVEPLACAITTIGLDHEAYLGSTLEAIAFEKAGIVKPAVPVVLGRIESSTRLGIEQRASEVKAPVYCLEREFQCDGPSTADCRYVGRSSHYDHLSCPLQGRFQLDNIACALALIELARERGLTVSETAVRSGLQHVAWEGRLETVAELPTVMVDGAHNPAAAAVLAGYLADWRRGRPGARIRLIVGMMRDKHPREFLAPLLSQVDTLILTQADLPRASTGSELRTLLQDCAPSAQVAATPADALTAAKQSAAPSDLICVTGSLMLVGEIKALLRGCSLSPVRG
- a CDS encoding LPS-assembly protein LptD yields the protein MGPDRYSASIRQRTAGCPFPVVFLTLLLSVFLLVESVSAQSTVTTASPSNQPLTVTAERIDHLQEQEVYEADGSVVVTQGSFRLTADHVTINSLPGTLVATGHVHFFDPSSDLKSERLELNVNTEAGVITHGSMYVRPSNSFFTGRSIRRLSEDHYRIKEGTFTNCDAKDGEVPAWRFKFDDLDVNTGESIGMKRAWLCMRDTPIIPVPTLTYPLSNRHSGFLIPTPGYDNRFGLHYQQGYFWAINPSQDLTIAPSYYSDLGYGSDFTYRYYLDRRSSGQWFASFLQQTKLPNVSGVDQTASDERRLRGLISGQHVQQVTDTLLVRGQASFVSDRQYLQQLSNSGAQRASPSGESTLLATQRLPYGSAYFLGQYLQPLNSGGPDTFQRLPEVGYVLPNTSAFGLPLLMNLDSNFVNFYREQGFAVNRMDFMPGVTTDVIDVGHVIGLTPHFKFKEVYYTRGIQEASPLHRETFWAAMDASSRLSRRYTGGDGGSFLHTIEPSVMYEYVPGSNQSQIAQIDQVDDIPKKNLLTYSLRTKLLEQQVNGQSFNWLDLTLAQSYHVGGVQTRAREFAPGVLPFLGSLTQPLQPATVEVQGRKLSDLWLRAVIGNTAPEFFRPPGVNEALGKNVTGGQMLPPTNSYLTVDAFLDPYRGTFSQWNTDLRVQQSNYWYVEVGQRFSRDGNRVRRGDIWNPVSFNEVYAPTEEIQFVTAGGGFRTPWGWTVGAKGYYDVKGGRSPEYDVVALYQNPCKCWSLGLYYLQFPDRQSYSFMLSMTGIGWTENFGTIVARTILGPLLVGDRGLPWAAPGGPYGRTLNPMPVQSMPMGRY